From the Gasterosteus aculeatus chromosome 13, fGasAcu3.hap1.1, whole genome shotgun sequence genome, one window contains:
- the letm2 gene encoding LETM1 domain-containing protein LETM2, mitochondrial, whose product MAAFSHQMLLAVTRSRGSYLLSKRNSCSSLSSKAYLHVEPPPCKVSSPQPLRHSHYGSPHCYRGRAIDRGQNPLPLVRSLHSSGVWLQEIKQEDTKTATQDASPEAKKSQPPSAASPTSTSAATTTSTTLAAVPPVQERTVVKKALHQKIVDELKHYYNGFRLLGIDIKIAGRMVWRLLHGQLLTRRERRRLLRTCADLFRLVPFTVFIIVPFMEFLLPVFLKLFPEMLPSTFETESKKEEKQKKGLAAKLELAKFLQETIAEMARRNKAKALTEDETQRFSTYVQKVRGTGEQPTTKDIVRFSKLFEDELTLEHLERPQLVALCKLLELQPIGTNNLLRFQLMMQLRTIKADDEMIAAEGVAALSVSELQAACRSRGMRSLGLTTDQLHQQIQQWLDLHLKENVPPSLLLLSRAMYLTDLQPKPPVIPPVPKLEKSHPPAENVTANTTSVSPDLLADPALIIKDRPVEEMRDKAPVVSDQPLTPAEVLQAKAATELSQKSKMSANGV is encoded by the exons ATGGCAGCCTTTAGTCACCAGATGCTCCTCGCAGTCACAAGATCCAG GGGATCCTATTTGTTATCCAAGAGGAACAGCTGCTCCTCTCTGTCTTCCAAAGCCTATCTCCACGTAGAGCCACCTCCTTGCAAGGTCTCGTCTCCGCAGCCACTCAGACACTCGCACTACGGCTCCCCGCACTGTTATCGAGGTCGCGCCATCGACCGCGGCCAAAACCCGCTGCCGCTCGTCCGATCTCTGCACAGTTCAGGCGTTTGGCTCCAAGAAATAAAGCAGGAGGACACTAAAACCGCCACCCAGGATGCTTCCCCGGAAGCTAAAAAGTCCCAACCTCCGTCGGCTGCCAGTCCAACGTCCACCagcgccgccaccaccacctccaccacactgGCAGCCGTCCCGCCGGTGCAGGAGAGGACAGTCGTGAAAAAGGCTCTCCATCAGAAGATAGTGGATGAGTTGAAGCACTACTACAACGGCTTCCGGTTGCTCGGCATCGACATCAAGATCGCGGGCAGGATGGTGTGGAGGCTGCTGCACGGACAGCTGCTCACACGCAGGGAGAGGAGACGG CTGTTACGGACCTGCGCTGACCTCTTCCGCCTAGTGCCCTTCACGGTGTTCATCATCGTTCCTTTCATGGAGTTCCTTCTACCCGTCTTCCTGAAACTCTTCCCAGAGATGCTGCCCTCCACCTTCGAGACGGAGTCCAAAAAG gaggagaagcagaagaaaggcCTGGCAGCCAAGCTGGAGCTGGCCAAGTTCCTCCAAGAGACAATCGCCGAGATGGCCCGACGGAACAAAGCCAAAGCTCTAACGGAAGACGAGACGCAGCGCTTCTCCACATACGTTCAGAAG GTCCGCGGCACCGGCGAGCAGCCCACCACGAAGGACATCGTGCGGTTCTCCAAGCTGTTTGAGGACGAGCTGACGCTGGAGCACCTGGAGCGCCCCCAGCTGGTGGCCCTGTGCAaactgctggagctgcagccCATCGGCACGAACAACCTGCTGCGCTTCCAGCTGATGATGCAGCTCCGAACCATCAAGGCAGACGACGAG ATGATCGCAGCGGAGGGCGTGGCAGCTCTCAGCGTGTCAGAATTACAGGCCGCGTGTCGTAGTCGAGGGATGAGGTCTCTGGGTCTCACCACCGACCAGCTGCACCAGCAGATTCAGCAG TGGCTGGACCTGCACCTGAAGGAGAACGTCCCTccatcgctgctgctgctctccagaGCCATGTACCTGACGGACCTCCAACCAAAACCTCCAGTCATCCCGCCCGTTCCCAAGCTGGAG AAGTCTCATCCTCCAGCGGAGAACGTCACCGCAAACACAACCTCGGTCAGCCCGGACCTGTTGGCCGACCCCGCGCTCATCATCAAGGACAGACCG gtggaggagatgagagACAAGGCTCCGGTGGTGTCGGACCAACCTCTGACTCCTGCCGAAGTCCTTCAG GCTAAAGCCGCAACCGAGCTGTCCCAGAAGAGCAAGATGAGCGCCAACGGTGTTTAA